In Plasmodium relictum strain SGS1 genome assembly, chromosome: 6, one DNA window encodes the following:
- the ATG8 gene encoding autophagy-related protein 8, putative, with translation MPSLKEEVPFENRVAETHKIRAKYPNRIPVVCEKASRSDLPAIEKKKFLVPMNMLVGEFKFILHQHINQCAYGNNMKLFREKTIYIFVNNIVPKTGLLMQELYEMYKDEDGYLYLEYSCESCLG, from the coding sequence ATGCCATCATTAAAAGAAGAGGTACCTTTTGAAAATAGAGTAGCAGAAACCCATAAAATTCGAGCAAAATATCCAAATAGAATACCTGTAGTCTGTGAAAAAGCTAGTAGATCAGATTTACCAgctattgaaaaaaaaaaatttcttgtTCCTATGAATATGCTAGTTGGTGAGTTTAAATTCATTCTTCATCAACATATTAATCAGTGTGCATACGGAAATAATATGAAACTATTCAGGgaaaaaacaatttatatatttgttaatAATATTGTACCTAAAACTGGTTTATTAATGCAAGAATTATATGAAATGTATAAAGATGAAGATGGATATTTATATCTTGAATATAGTTGTGAAAGTTGTTTaggataa
- a CDS encoding large subunit rRNA processing RRM protein, putative, with translation MENKDKILGANSIKIHKKFIEKNRKEKKRKILKEKKEKNKIKKGEKEYKNNIENSTKNVQTNKNNIKNLTDDSKVSKKDNKYNVKHNLKRKKKKKISKILKKLSSKNETKKEEISSVVKFLSKNEAVNLKINDKKNDGEITTNINSSKDKELKGLKKHTLQDEDEYKKKLFEKNKRTVFVGNVPLKNVTGPKLLKILNIKRSIVESIRFRSLPLEEKYANKKKLGVILKKFTDAKDNKNALITLKKEDYVPTLLSRNGTVYDGYVLRINKVGDNNFFNKKKSVCLRNLHKQLNEKDLYEMMKEVDEIKGIRILRDNITSCSTGVAFILFKNRSSVKKAIEMFNGKNINNRQIIVQKVIDKNEKDNEKKKNKETMKKEINKKFKKYRKKKKKYFRKKIRIKDKNVETS, from the exons atgGAGAACAAAGATAAAATATTGGGTGCCAATAGCATTAagatacataaaaaattcattgaaaagaatagaaaagaaaagaaaagaaaaatattaaaagaaaaaaaggaaaaaaataagataaaaaaaggagaaaaagaatataagaataatattGAAAACTCTACAAAAAATGTAcaaactaataaaaataatataaagaatttAACAGATGATTCTAAAGTTtctaaaaaagataataaatataatgtaAAACATAatttgaaaagaaaaaaaaagaaaaaaatttcaaagatattgaaaaaattaagttcAAAAAATGAAACTAAAAAGGAAGAAATTAGTTCAGTTGTCaaatttttaagtaaaaatgaaGCAGTTAAtctaaaaataa acgataaaaaaaatgatgggGAAATAACAACAAACATTAATTCAAGTAAAGACAAAGAATTAAAAGGATTAAAAAAGCATACATTGCAAGATGAGGATGAATata aaaagaaattatttgaaaaaaataagaggACTGTTTTTGTTGGAAATGTTcctttaaaaaatgtaacaGGCCCAAAACTGTTAAAAATACTGAATATTAAGCGTTCTATTGTTGAATca ATTAGATTTCGATCGTTACcattagaagaaaaatatgCAAATAAGAAAAAGTTAGGAGttatacttaaaaaatttacc gATGCTAAAGATAACAAAAATGCATTAATAACATTAAAGAAAGAGGATTATGTACCAACTCTTTTGAGTAGAAAT GGAACAGTGTATGATGGTTATGTATtaagaattaataaagttggagataataatttttttaataagaagAAATCTGTTTGCTTAAGAAATTTGCATAAACAactaaatgaaaaagatttATATGAAATGATGAAAGAAGTAGATGAAATAAAAg GAATTCGAATTTTAAGAGATAACATAACAAGTTGTTCTAcg GGAGTagcttttattttatttaaaaatagaagtTCAGTGAAAAAGGCTATTGAGATGTTTAatggaaaaaatataaat aATAGACAAATTATTGTTCAAAAAGTGATTGATAAAAACGAAAAAGACAATGAGAAAA aaaaaaacaaagagacaatgaaaaaagaaattaacaaaaaatttaaaaagtacagaaaaaaaaaaaaaaaatacttcagaaaaaaaattagaataaaagataaaaatgttGAAACAAGTTAA
- a CDS encoding flagellar outer arm dynein-associated protein, putative, with protein MSEAEEILNRIKNHKGVIGILVVNNEGLIIKSTFDQQQSDLHASLLTQLSNKARDVIRELDPQNDINFLRLRSKKHEIMIAPDKDYTLIVVQDPFADKDKN; from the exons atg AGTGAAGCagaagaaatattaaatagaattaaaaatCATAAAGGAGTAATTGGAATTCTAGTTGTAAATAATGAGggattaataattaaaagtaCTTTTGATCAACAGCAATCTGATTTACACGCATCATTACTAACACAGTTGTCTAATAAAGCAAGAGATGTCATTAGAGAATTAGATCCTCAA aatgatataaattttttgcgTCTACGATCAAAGAAACATGAAATTATGATAGCACCAGATAAGGATTATACATTAATTGTTGTTCAAGATCCTTTTGCcgataaagataaaaattaa
- a CDS encoding cytoplasmic dynein intermediate chain, putative — protein MDDNSVSNILKPIDEEERIQLQNKLNEQRLELEEKKKYLEELKKSNERAKGVSELQYTDDYPDPDKMLENFLESLEKDEKEIGELYEQRKDKDMKYLDNHLISSNISNDKFYNNNNSLEDQMEQSFIFKKKTSIKNFNFKINKLNEARVINVQQKDIKHFDKSIQVNLIDEKNTTTEKKKEKITALSLNKDHSINKIKGDKLNNNIVNDKKSVILKLKKKKKKKSVKKEDQQQKDKKKENEEENEEKMRKEDRKENEYEDEEEDEEEEEEEGEDEDEEEIKKDIEDKTKKVSKLKISKKKSLDEEKKKNILNSNNFIKFIENTSKIVERTLGEQEMFNTIFDFVSKDLSEESESLEKLKLLNTYYCKKYTSGRPITDVKTSHIYSELFLASYGTSETATSTDPDGYVLVWNTSMNNRPEYVFTSQPAVCTALFNKFNPHLIIGGTYTGNILLWDIRAREKPVQKTLLSANGHLHPIYCAEIIGTQNAHNLVTADTDGRLCNWSLNMLTCPSDTVDLKRGNKEVSCCCFSFQEGEINTLYGGAEDGSLFQAQIHGTKVGITESYNIHNGQLTATQFHPLIEGTNDHNDLLLTASVDWTCKLLSVKNATNPLFTFDAFEDYLMDIKWNPVHPGIFATSSSNGQIKVWNISYDIECPYFETSINEKSTNKIAWSCEGKKLIAGNSDGSLTLWNTSSEIYQPRSEDIAKFENKIAKMKTECIATDHTEIEI, from the coding sequence atggacgATAATTCAGTatctaatattttaaaaccAATTGATGAAGAAGAAAGAATACAATTACAAAACAAATTGAATGAACAAAGATTAGAACtagaagaaaagaaaaagtatcTAGAAGAATTGAAAAAATCAAATGAAAGAGCAAAAGGTGTATCAGAGTTACAATACACTGATGATTATCCAGATCCTGATAAAATGCTAGAGAATTTTTTAGAATCCTtagaaaaagatgaaaaagaaataggaGAATTATATGAACAACGAAAAGATAAAGATATGAAATATTTAGATAACCATTTAATAAGTAGTAATATTTCAAATGATAAATTTTACAATAACAATAATTCTTTAGAAGATCAAATGGAAcaatcatttatttttaaaaaaaaaacgtctataaaaaattttaattttaaaattaacaaGTTAAACGAAGCAAGAGTTATAAATGTTCAacaaaaagatataaaacaTTTTGATAAATCAATTCAAGTTAACTTAATTGACGAAAAAAATACTACTactgaaaagaaaaaagaaaagataaCTGCATTATCACTAAATAAAGACCattcaataaataaaattaaaggagacaaattaaataataatatagtaAATGACAAAAAGAgtgttatattaaaattaaaaaaaaaaaaaaaaaaaaaatcagtGAAAAAAGAGGACCAGCAAcaaaaagacaaaaaaaaagaaaatgaagaagaaaatgaagagaAAATGAGAAAGGAAGACCGAAAGGAAAACGAatatgaagatgaagaagaagatgaagaagaagaagaagaagaaggtgaagatgaagatgaagaagaaataaagaaGGATATAGAAGATAAAACAAAGAAAGtaagtaaattaaaaatatcaaaaaaaaaatctttagatgaagaaaaaaagaaaaatatattaaatagtaataattttattaaatttattgaaaataCTTCAAAAATAGTAGAAAGAACCTTAGGAGAACAAGAAATGTTTAATACTATATTTGACTTTGTATCAAAAGATTTATCAGAAGAATCAGAAAGtctagaaaaattaaaattattgaacacttattattgtaaaaaatatacaagtGGAAGACCAATAACAGATGTTAAGACATCACATATATACAGTGAATTATTTTTAGCCTCTTATGGAACTTCAGAAACAGCTACTTCAACTGATCCTGATGGATATGTTTTGGTGTGGAATACGAGTATGAACAATAGGCCCGAGTATGTATTTACTTCTCAACCAGCTGTATGTACAgctttatttaataaatttaatccTCATTTAATAATAGGAGGAACCTATACAGGTAATATTCTTCTTTGGGATATCAGAGCTAGAGAAAAGCCAGTTCAGAAAACATTACTTTCAGCTAATGGGCATTTGCATCCAATTTACTGTGCAGAAATAATAGGAACTCAAAATGCACATAATCTAGTAACTGCTGATACAGATGGAAGATTATGTAACTGGTCATTAAATATGCTTACCTGTCCCTCAGATACAGTAGATTTAAAAAGAGGAAACAAAGAAGTATCTTGCTGTTGTTTTTCATTTCAAGAAGGAGAAATAAATACTTTATATGGAGGTGCAGAAGATGGCTCTTTATTTCAAGCACAAATACATGGAACTAAAGTAGGAATAACAGAATCTTATAATATTCATAATGGACAATTAACAGCTACTCAATTTCATCCTTTAATTGAGGGAACCAATGATCATAATGATCTTTTATTAACAGCTTCAGTAGATTGGACATGTAAATTATTAAGTGTAAAGAATGCAACAAATCCCTTATTTACTTTTGATGCCTTTGAAGATTATTTAATGGATATTAAATGGAATCCCGTTCACCCAGGAATTTTTGCAACAAGTAGTAGTAATGGACAAATAAAAGTGTGGAATATCTCTTATGATATAGAATGCCCTTACTTTGAAACTAGcattaatgaaaaatcaaCAAACAAAATAGCTTGGTCATGTGAaggtaaaaaattaatagctGGAAATTCCGATGGGTCCTTAACTTTATGGAATACTTCAAGTGAAATATATCAACCCAGATCAGAAGATATTGctaaatttgaaaataaaattgcaAAAATGAAAACAGAATGTATTGCAACTGATCATACAGAAATTGAAatttaa
- a CDS encoding S-adenosyl-L-methionine-dependent methyltransferase, putative: MSFLYRKAAQMLSRCSQGGGIKNVLLENEDKSIKKLYSILYKALEDLDLLNKIYNIYLSKICKNKFLGIILLSVLVHRNKIDGGGKLKREIKKREREILDFYKKAREKPYNNNILEINNISKYFLIYGNDNSIKEELMRSIQIEEDEDIRNLYKITNNKVKMLIDSRFYRENKIRIIDKTSCLVVKAGNIKRGMVVVDICSSPGSKAIFSLISLKKKGYLICVEKNKKRCFTLLNEILKNGEYDGLYLDEHFIESEKFILNEYNFFNNKKHNIYYIKHKNNELIIKIYNCDFLNLSSDDFPNKIDVVYIDPSCSSSGMPDFIYKKNIENAFSNKNYKNEKYNKSDNFKKKINKQRNENTNNIDKFNNATEWQNINESDNIIEESNDYMPEKISEIKIPKVPSIFKDKVKKLSEFQKKILNHALVNLTGSSTFIYSTCSFFEEENEQVIQEVLQKNPNFYLKKAGKDKFLSNNHKYDFSNKCIRTFPEKDLCRGIFISKICRKNI; this comes from the exons atgtcatTTCTATACAGAAAAGCAGCACAAATGTTGTCAAGATGTTCACAAGGAGGaggaataaaaaatgttttacttgaaaatgaagataaatcaattaaaaaa ttgtattcaatattatataaagcGTTGGAAGATTTAGatctattaaataaaatttataatatttatttatctaaaatatgtaaaaataaatttctgGGAATAATTCTTTTGAGTGTATTAGTtcatagaaataaaatagatgGTGGTGGAAAACTAAAAAgggaaattaaaaaaagagaaagagaaattttagatttttataaaaaagctCGAGAAAAAccatataataataatattttagaaataaataatatatcaaaatattttttaatatatggaAATGATAACAGCATCAAGGAAGAATTAATGAGAAGTATTCAAATTGAAGAAGACGAAGATATAAGAAATTTGTATAAAATTACtaataataaagtaaaaatgtTAATAGATAGTCGTTTTTatagagaaaataaaataaggaTAATTGATAAAACATCATGTTTGGTTGTAAAAGCAGGTAATATAAAAAGGGGTATGGTTGTTGTTGATATATGCTCCTCTCCAGGTAGCAAGGCTATTTTTAGTCTTAtttccttaaaaaaaaaaggatactTAATATgtgtagaaaaaaataaaaaaaggtgTTTTACTTTATTgaatgaaattttaaaaaacgGAGAATACGATGGTTTGTATCTAGATGAACACTTTATTGAAAGtgaaaaatttattcttaatgaatataatttttttaataataaaaaacacaatatttattatataaaacacaaaaataatgaattaataataaaaatatataattgtgattttctaaatttaagTTCTGACGATTTTCCAAATAAAATAGATGTTGTATATATTGATCCTTCATGTTCTTCTAGTGGAATGCCagattttatatataaaaaaaatatagaaaatgctttttcaaataaaaattacaaaaatgaaaaatataataaaagtgataattttaagaaaaaaatcaaCAAACAAAGGAATGAAAACACaaataatatagataaatttaataatgcTACTGAATGGCAAAACATAAATGAGTCAGATAATATAATTGAAGAAAGTAATGATTATATGCCTGAAAAAATATCAGAAATTAAGATCCCCAAAGTTCcttctatttttaaagataaagtaaaaaaattatctgaatttcagaaaaaaatattaaatcatGCTTTAGTTAATCTAACAGGTTCTAgcacttttatatattctacCTGTTCATTTtttgaagaagaaaatgagCAGGTTATACAAGAAGTATTGCAAAAAAATCccaatttttacttaaaaaaagcTGGAAAAGATAAATTTCTTTCTAACAATCATAAGTATGATTTTTCAAACAAATGTATTAGAACATTTCCGGAAAAAGATTTATGTAGAGGAATATTCATTTCTAAAATATGtcgaaaaaatatataa